A genomic window from Lotus japonicus ecotype B-129 chromosome 1, LjGifu_v1.2 includes:
- the LOC130748147 gene encoding uncharacterized protein LOC130748147: MAATNYLPARANPTIAEAGALQWVLQMAHNLESDSVIFETDSKGVVDAYMGRRFNSHVEPVLSDCRQLVSTFEAFDLKFTRRGGNSVAHTLASKAYEFPNAVWWENVPSWLDYMLLADVFSISI; this comes from the coding sequence ATGGCTGCTACAAATTATCTCCCAGCTCGAGCTAATCCCACAATTGCTGAAGCTGGAGCGTTGCAGTGGGTTCTTCAGATGGCTCATAACCTTGAGAGTGATTCTGTAATCTTCGAAACTGACTCAAAAGGGGTAGTGGATGCGTATATGGGTCGAAGATTCAATTCCCATGTTGAACCAGTCCTTAGTGATTGTAGACAGTTAGTTAGTACCTTTGAAGCTTTTGACCTCAAGTTCACTAGGAGAGGTGGAAACTCAGTAGCTCACACACTGGCATCTAAGGCTTATGAATTCCCCAATGCTGTTTGGTGGGAGAATGTTCCCAGTTGGCTTGATTATATGTTATTAGCGGAtgtattttcaatttcaatttga
- the LOC130720922 gene encoding pollen-specific leucine-rich repeat extensin-like protein 3, whose translation MQASGCFFLLLSLFLLSSSPFTSALSHSQASFIARRQLLHFKENGDLPDSYVDTYKTDLTFSNPRLKRAYIALEAWKKAMYSDPTNFTDNWVGADVCSYNGVFCAPALDDPKIEVVAGIDLNHADIAGYIPVEFGLLTDLALLHINSNRFCGVLPKSFSNLKLMFELDISNNRFVGKFPEPVLELPDIKFLDIRFNEFEGPLPSELFNKPLDAIFLNNNRFTSTIPDNLGSSPASVIVVANNHLSGCIPSSIGNMEKTLNEIVFINNNLTGCLPAEIGKLKQLNVFDVSENVIVGMLPRTFKGLERVEELSIAGNKLTGFVPRSICNLPRLVNFTFSNNYFNGEEDGCVPGTKKEIVLEDASNCIPDRPKQKAGSACNVVISKPVDCGKAQCGNGNPSNSNSPSEPKPKPTPTPSVPKPEPKPTPSPSNPSTPYVPKPTPSSPSNPSTPKPQPQPTPTPSNPPTFEKPTPTPQPKPTPTPTPTTPSPSPSVPKPTTPPTEKPTPSTPVPKPTPTPSNPPTEKPTPSTPVPKPTPTPSNPPTEKPTPSTQVPKPTPTPSNPSTEKPTPSTPVQKPTPTPSNPSTEKPTSPPSSTPSPTPSKPNPTPEIPSTPVEGPEEDPFEPAPKHPHRRPHNSPPPPVQSPPPPVHSPLPPVHSPPPPVHSPPPPVHSPPPPVHSPPPPVHSPPPPVHSPPPPVYSPPPPVHSPPPPVHSPPPPVHSPPPPVHSPPPPVHSPPPPVHSPPPPVHSPPPPVYSPPPPVHSPPPPVHSPPPPVHSPPPPVHFPPPPVHSPPPPVHSPPPPVHSPPPPVHSPPPPVHSPPPPVYSPPPPVHSPPPPVQSPPPPVNSPPPPAPMDDVILPPIFGASYASPPPPVIAGY comes from the coding sequence atgcagGCCTCAGGctgcttcttcctcctcctctccttgtTCCTCCTCTCATCATCACCCTTCACCTCTGCACTTTCCCACTCCCAAGCAAGTTTCATTGCTCGTCGCCAATTGTTACACTTTAAAGAGAATGGTGATCTCCCTGACTCCTACGTAGATACCTACAAAACTGATCTAACGTTCTCCAATCCTAGGCTCAAGCGTGCTTACATTGCACTTGAGGCATGGAAAAAGGCCATGTACTCTGACCCAACCAATTTCACAGACAATTGGGTGGGTGCTGATGTTTGCTCTTACAATGGGGTTTTCTGCGCTCCCGCGCTCGACGACCCCAAGATTGAGGTAGTGGCTGGGATTGATCTCAACCACGCCGACATCGCAGGTTACATTCCTGTGGAGTTCGGTTTGTTGACAGATCTCGCCCTCTTGCACATTAACTCAAACAGGTTTTGTGGGGTTCTTCCAAAAAGCTTCTCCAACTTGAAGCTCATGTTTGAGCTTGATATAAGCAACAACCGCTTCGTTGGGAAATTCCCCGAACCTGTTCTTGAGCTTCCTGACATCAAATTCCTCGACATTAGGTTCAATGAATTTGAAGGGCCGTTGCCTTCTGAGCTTTTCAACAAACCGCTCGACGCAATTTTCTTGAACAATAACCGTTTCACGTCGACGATTCCAGACAATTTGGGATCTTCTCCAGCTTCGGTTATTGTTGTAGCGAACAACCATTTGAGCGGGTGCATTCCTTCGAGCATTGGTAACATGGAGAAGACATTGAATGAGATTGTGTTTATCAACAACAACCTCACTGGGTGCTTGCCGGCGGAGATCGGAAAGCTTAAACAGTTGAATGTGTTTGATGTGAGCGAGAACGTGATCGTTGGGATGTTGCCGAGGACATTCAAGGGGCTCGAGCGCGTGGAGGAGTTGTCTATTGCAGGGAACAAGCTCACCGGCTTTGTGCCACGTAGCATCTGCAATTTGCCGCGGTTGGTGAATTTCACTTTCTCGAATAACTATTTCAATGGTGAGGAAGATGGTTGTGTGCCAGGTACCAAAAAGGAGATTGTGTTGGAGGATGCTAGCAACTGCATTCCAGATAGGCCCAAACAAAAGGCGGGAAGCGCTTGCAATGTTGTTATAAGCAAGCCTGTTGATTGTGGCAAGGCCCAATGTGGAAATGGAAATCCTTCTAATTCCAATTCTCCATCtgaaccaaaaccaaaaccaacaCCAACACCATCAGTACCAAAGCCTGAGCCCAAGCCCACTCCTTCTCCCTCCAATCCTTCAACACCATATGTACCAAAACCAAccccttcttcaccatccaatCCTTCAACACCAAAGCCACAACCTCAACCTACACCCACACCCTCCAACCCTCCAACATTTGAGAAGCCAACACCAACACCACAACCCAAaccaacaccaacaccaacaccaacaacaccatcaccatcaccatcagtGCCGAAGCCTACTACCCCTCCAACTGAGAAGCCAACACCATCAACGCCGGTGCCAAAGCCTACACCTACACCCTCTAACCCTCCAACTGAGAAGCCAACACCATCAACGCCGGTGCCAAAGCCTACACCTACACCCTCTAACCCTCCAACTGAGAAGCCAACACCATCAACGCAGGTGCCAAAGCCTACACCTACACCCTCTAACCCTTCAACTGAGAAGCCAACACCATCTACGCCGGTGCAAAAGCCTACACCTACACCCTCTAACCCATCAACGGAGAAGCCAACATCACCACCATCATCCACACCTAGTCCTACACCTTCGAAACCCAATCCAACACCTGAAATCCCATCAACTCCGGTAGAGGGACCTGAGGAAGATCCTTTTGAACCAGCACCCAAACATCCACACAGGCGTCCCCATAATAGCCCTCCACCACCAGTTCAGTCCCCACCCCCACCGGTTCACTCTCCTCTACCACCAGTtcactctcctcctccaccggTTCACTCCCCACCACCACCAGTTCACTCCCCACCGCCACCAGTCCACTCCCCACCACCACCGGTGcattctcctcctccaccagtCCACTCCCCACCGCCACCAGTCTACTCCCCACCACCACCGGTgcactctcctcctccaccagtCCACTCCCCACCACCACCCGTGCACTCTCCACCGCCACCGGTTcattctcctcctccaccagtCCACTCCCCACCACCACCGGTCCACTCCCCACCACCACCGGTTcattctcctcctccaccagtctattctccaccaccaccggtgcactctcctcctccaccagtCCACTCCCCACCACCACCCGTGCACTCTCCACCGCCACCGGTTCATTTTCCTCCTCCACCAGTccactctccaccaccaccggtccactctcctcctccaccggTCCACTCCCCACCACCACCGGTCCATTCCCCACCACCACCAGTgcactctccaccaccaccagttTATTCCCCACCACCACCGGTccactctcctcctccaccagtCCAATCCCCACCACCACCGGTCaactctccaccaccacctgctCCGATGGATGATGTCATTCTTCCCCCTATCTTTGGCGCTTCATATGCTTCACCACCTCCACCAGTCATCGCCGGCTACTAA
- the LOC130720878 gene encoding uncharacterized protein LOC130720878, with the protein MAMAGATLCPQSITGAMVSSSSNTTTTKKRMTKAIHVRGLNSFGGLKATNDVISMGLPSSTEHCFAKIVSSVKATSSSTGRGKRGGALSSTCNAAGEIFTIAAIINGLTLVGVAVGFVLLRIEAWEEEQSEG; encoded by the coding sequence ATGGCCATGGCCGGAGCTACCCTCTGTCCTCAGAGCATCACCGGAGCAATGGTGAGCTCAAGCagcaacaccaccaccaccaagaaGAGAATGACCAAAGCCATTCACGTGAGAGGCCTCAACTCATTCGGTGGACTGAAAGCCACCAACGATGTGATCTCCATGGGTCTTCCTTCCAGCACCGAGCATTGCTTTGCTAAGATTGTGAGCTCAGTGAAGGCGACCTCATCATCAACCGGAAGAGGAAAGCGTGGTGGAGCACTCTCGTCGACATGCAATGCTGCCGGTGAGATATTCACCATTGCAGCAATCATAAACGGACTTACTCTCGTTGGGGTTGCAGTTGGGTTTGTGCTTCTTCGGATTGAAGCGTGGGAAGAGGAACAGAGTGAAGGTTGA